In Bos indicus isolate NIAB-ARS_2022 breed Sahiwal x Tharparkar chromosome 19, NIAB-ARS_B.indTharparkar_mat_pri_1.0, whole genome shotgun sequence, the following proteins share a genomic window:
- the CTNS gene encoding cystinosin isoform X4 produces the protein MSSRPREAGTVRDDCLVPSGRCPEPRGPQFIEIKEHDKEVAGYFYPFPPAAHREMWRPLNATLVITFEITFRSKNVTILQLPDEVVVPPGTTNSSFRVTSQSVGQVTTYLHGNHSNQTSPRIRFLVIHSNIVSIINQVIGWIYFVAWSVSFYPQVITNWRRKSVVGLSFDFVVLNLMGFVAYSVFNIGLFWVPSIKEQFLLKYPNGVNPVDSNDVFFSLHAVALTLVVIVQCLLYEAYMNFHYKSTEGWSIGNVLLDFTGGSFSLLQMFLQSYNNDQWTLIFGDPTKFGLGIFSIIFDVVFFIQHFCLYRKKPGLQAAHRASGSRPRQD, from the exons ATGTCAAGCCGACCCCGGGAAGCGGGTACAGTCCGAGACGACTGCCTCGTTCCATCTGGTCGATGCCCTGAGCCTAGAGGACCTCAG TTCATTGAAATCAAGGAACATGATAAGGAGGTGGCtggttatttttatccttttcccCCTGCAGCTCATAGAGAAATGTG GCGCCCTTTAAATGCAACCTTGGTGATCACTTTTGAAATCACATTTCGTTCAAAAAACGTTACTATCCTTCAGCTCCCTGATGAA GTTGTGGTGCCTCCTGGAACAACAAATTCCTCTTTTCGAGTGACATCTCAAAGTGTTGGACAAGTTACCACTTATCTGCATGGAAATCACTCCAACCAGACCAG CCCAAGGATACGCTTCTTGGTGATCCACAGCAACATCGTCAGCATCATAAACCAGGTGATTGGCTGGATCTACTTTGTGGCCTGGTCGGTCTCCTTCTACCCTCAGGTGATCACCAACTGGAGGCGGAAAAG TGTCGTGGGTCTGAGCTTCGACTTTGTGGTCCTCAACCTGATGGGGTTCGTGGCCTACAGCGTGTTCAACATCGGCCTCTTCTGGGTGCCTTCCATCAAG gaGCAGTTTCTCCTCAAATACCCCAACGGCGTGAACCCCGTGGACAGCAACGACGTCTTCTTCAGCCTGCACGCGGTCGCCCTCACCCTGGTTGTCATAGTGCAGTGCCTCCTGTACGAG GCCTACATGAACTTTCACTACAAAAGCACCGAGGGCTGGAGCATTGGCAACGTGCTTCTGGACTTCACTGGGGGCAGCTTCAGTCTCCTCCAGATGTTTCTGCAGTCCTACAACAATG ACCAGTGGACACTGATCTTCGGAGACCCAACCAAGTTTGGCCTCGGCATCTTCTCCATCATCTTCGATGTTGTCTTCTTCATCCAGCACTTTTGCTTGTACAGAAAGAAACCAGG GCTTCAGGCAGCACACAGGGCTTCTGGCAGCCGTCCCAGGCAGGACTGA
- the CTNS gene encoding cystinosin isoform X1 — protein MSSRPREAGTVRDDCLVPSGRCPEPRGPQFIEIKEHDKEVAGYFYPFPPAAHREMWRPLNATLVITFEITFRSKNVTILQLPDEVVVPPGTTNSSFRVTSQSVGQVTTYLHGNHSNQTSPRIRFLVIHSNIVSIINQVIGWIYFVAWSVSFYPQVITNWRRKSVVGLSFDFVVLNLMGFVAYSVFNIGLFWVPSIKEQFLLKYPNGVNPVDSNDVFFSLHAVALTLVVIVQCLLYERGSQRVSWLAISFLVLSWLFTLIALIMAAVGATTWLQFLFCFSYIKLAVTLVKYFPQAYMNFHYKSTEGWSIGNVLLDFTGGSFSLLQMFLQSYNNDQWTLIFGDPTKFGLGIFSIIFDVVFFIQHFCLYRKKPGLQAAHRASGSRPRQD, from the exons ATGTCAAGCCGACCCCGGGAAGCGGGTACAGTCCGAGACGACTGCCTCGTTCCATCTGGTCGATGCCCTGAGCCTAGAGGACCTCAG TTCATTGAAATCAAGGAACATGATAAGGAGGTGGCtggttatttttatccttttcccCCTGCAGCTCATAGAGAAATGTG GCGCCCTTTAAATGCAACCTTGGTGATCACTTTTGAAATCACATTTCGTTCAAAAAACGTTACTATCCTTCAGCTCCCTGATGAA GTTGTGGTGCCTCCTGGAACAACAAATTCCTCTTTTCGAGTGACATCTCAAAGTGTTGGACAAGTTACCACTTATCTGCATGGAAATCACTCCAACCAGACCAG CCCAAGGATACGCTTCTTGGTGATCCACAGCAACATCGTCAGCATCATAAACCAGGTGATTGGCTGGATCTACTTTGTGGCCTGGTCGGTCTCCTTCTACCCTCAGGTGATCACCAACTGGAGGCGGAAAAG TGTCGTGGGTCTGAGCTTCGACTTTGTGGTCCTCAACCTGATGGGGTTCGTGGCCTACAGCGTGTTCAACATCGGCCTCTTCTGGGTGCCTTCCATCAAG gaGCAGTTTCTCCTCAAATACCCCAACGGCGTGAACCCCGTGGACAGCAACGACGTCTTCTTCAGCCTGCACGCGGTCGCCCTCACCCTGGTTGTCATAGTGCAGTGCCTCCTGTACGAG CGAGGCAGCCAGCGTGTGTCCTGGCTGGCCATCAGCTTCCTGGTGCTCTCCTGGCTCTTCACACTCATCGCCCTGATCATGGCTGCGGTCGGGGCAACCACATGGCTGcagtttctcttctgtttctcctACATCAAGCTGGCAGTGACGCTGGTCAAGTATTTTCCACAG GCCTACATGAACTTTCACTACAAAAGCACCGAGGGCTGGAGCATTGGCAACGTGCTTCTGGACTTCACTGGGGGCAGCTTCAGTCTCCTCCAGATGTTTCTGCAGTCCTACAACAATG ACCAGTGGACACTGATCTTCGGAGACCCAACCAAGTTTGGCCTCGGCATCTTCTCCATCATCTTCGATGTTGTCTTCTTCATCCAGCACTTTTGCTTGTACAGAAAGAAACCAGG GCTTCAGGCAGCACACAGGGCTTCTGGCAGCCGTCCCAGGCAGGACTGA
- the CTNS gene encoding cystinosin isoform X3, with amino-acid sequence MSSRPREAGTVRDDCLVPSGRCPEPRGPQFIEIKEHDKEVAGYFYPFPPAAHREMWRPLNATLVITFEITFRSKNVTILQLPDEVVVPPGTTNSSFRVTSQSVGQVTTYLHGNHSNQTSPRIRFLVIHSNIVSIINQVIGWIYFVAWSVSFYPQVITNWRRKSVVGLSFDFVVLNLMGFVAYSVFNIGLFWVPSIKEQFLLKYPNGVNPVDSNDVFFSLHAVALTLVVIVQCLLYERGSQRVSWLAISFLVLSWLFTLIALIMAAVGATTWLQFLFCFSYIKLAVTLVKYFPQAYMNFHYKSTEGWSIGNVLLDFTGGSFSLLQMFLQSYNNDQWTLIFGDPTKFGLGIFSIIFDVVFFIQHFCLYRKKPGYDQLN; translated from the exons ATGTCAAGCCGACCCCGGGAAGCGGGTACAGTCCGAGACGACTGCCTCGTTCCATCTGGTCGATGCCCTGAGCCTAGAGGACCTCAG TTCATTGAAATCAAGGAACATGATAAGGAGGTGGCtggttatttttatccttttcccCCTGCAGCTCATAGAGAAATGTG GCGCCCTTTAAATGCAACCTTGGTGATCACTTTTGAAATCACATTTCGTTCAAAAAACGTTACTATCCTTCAGCTCCCTGATGAA GTTGTGGTGCCTCCTGGAACAACAAATTCCTCTTTTCGAGTGACATCTCAAAGTGTTGGACAAGTTACCACTTATCTGCATGGAAATCACTCCAACCAGACCAG CCCAAGGATACGCTTCTTGGTGATCCACAGCAACATCGTCAGCATCATAAACCAGGTGATTGGCTGGATCTACTTTGTGGCCTGGTCGGTCTCCTTCTACCCTCAGGTGATCACCAACTGGAGGCGGAAAAG TGTCGTGGGTCTGAGCTTCGACTTTGTGGTCCTCAACCTGATGGGGTTCGTGGCCTACAGCGTGTTCAACATCGGCCTCTTCTGGGTGCCTTCCATCAAG gaGCAGTTTCTCCTCAAATACCCCAACGGCGTGAACCCCGTGGACAGCAACGACGTCTTCTTCAGCCTGCACGCGGTCGCCCTCACCCTGGTTGTCATAGTGCAGTGCCTCCTGTACGAG CGAGGCAGCCAGCGTGTGTCCTGGCTGGCCATCAGCTTCCTGGTGCTCTCCTGGCTCTTCACACTCATCGCCCTGATCATGGCTGCGGTCGGGGCAACCACATGGCTGcagtttctcttctgtttctcctACATCAAGCTGGCAGTGACGCTGGTCAAGTATTTTCCACAG GCCTACATGAACTTTCACTACAAAAGCACCGAGGGCTGGAGCATTGGCAACGTGCTTCTGGACTTCACTGGGGGCAGCTTCAGTCTCCTCCAGATGTTTCTGCAGTCCTACAACAATG ACCAGTGGACACTGATCTTCGGAGACCCAACCAAGTTTGGCCTCGGCATCTTCTCCATCATCTTCGATGTTGTCTTCTTCATCCAGCACTTTTGCTTGTACAGAAAGAAACCAGGGTATGACCAGCTGAACTAG
- the CTNS gene encoding cystinosin isoform X2: protein MIRRWLVIFILFPLQLIEKCESTVDFSVPPIVKLEKGSSTSISISLPRPLNATLVITFEITFRSKNVTILQLPDEVVVPPGTTNSSFRVTSQSVGQVTTYLHGNHSNQTSPRIRFLVIHSNIVSIINQVIGWIYFVAWSVSFYPQVITNWRRKSVVGLSFDFVVLNLMGFVAYSVFNIGLFWVPSIKEQFLLKYPNGVNPVDSNDVFFSLHAVALTLVVIVQCLLYERGSQRVSWLAISFLVLSWLFTLIALIMAAVGATTWLQFLFCFSYIKLAVTLVKYFPQAYMNFHYKSTEGWSIGNVLLDFTGGSFSLLQMFLQSYNNDQWTLIFGDPTKFGLGIFSIIFDVVFFIQHFCLYRKKPGLQAAHRASGSRPRQD, encoded by the exons ATGATAAGGAGGTGGCtggttatttttatccttttcccCCTGCAGCTCATAGAGAAATGTG AGTCAACAGTTGACTTCTCTGTACCTCCCATCGTGAAGCTGGAAAAAGGAAGCTCCACCAGCATCAGCATCTCCCTCCC GCGCCCTTTAAATGCAACCTTGGTGATCACTTTTGAAATCACATTTCGTTCAAAAAACGTTACTATCCTTCAGCTCCCTGATGAA GTTGTGGTGCCTCCTGGAACAACAAATTCCTCTTTTCGAGTGACATCTCAAAGTGTTGGACAAGTTACCACTTATCTGCATGGAAATCACTCCAACCAGACCAG CCCAAGGATACGCTTCTTGGTGATCCACAGCAACATCGTCAGCATCATAAACCAGGTGATTGGCTGGATCTACTTTGTGGCCTGGTCGGTCTCCTTCTACCCTCAGGTGATCACCAACTGGAGGCGGAAAAG TGTCGTGGGTCTGAGCTTCGACTTTGTGGTCCTCAACCTGATGGGGTTCGTGGCCTACAGCGTGTTCAACATCGGCCTCTTCTGGGTGCCTTCCATCAAG gaGCAGTTTCTCCTCAAATACCCCAACGGCGTGAACCCCGTGGACAGCAACGACGTCTTCTTCAGCCTGCACGCGGTCGCCCTCACCCTGGTTGTCATAGTGCAGTGCCTCCTGTACGAG CGAGGCAGCCAGCGTGTGTCCTGGCTGGCCATCAGCTTCCTGGTGCTCTCCTGGCTCTTCACACTCATCGCCCTGATCATGGCTGCGGTCGGGGCAACCACATGGCTGcagtttctcttctgtttctcctACATCAAGCTGGCAGTGACGCTGGTCAAGTATTTTCCACAG GCCTACATGAACTTTCACTACAAAAGCACCGAGGGCTGGAGCATTGGCAACGTGCTTCTGGACTTCACTGGGGGCAGCTTCAGTCTCCTCCAGATGTTTCTGCAGTCCTACAACAATG ACCAGTGGACACTGATCTTCGGAGACCCAACCAAGTTTGGCCTCGGCATCTTCTCCATCATCTTCGATGTTGTCTTCTTCATCCAGCACTTTTGCTTGTACAGAAAGAAACCAGG GCTTCAGGCAGCACACAGGGCTTCTGGCAGCCGTCCCAGGCAGGACTGA
- the TAX1BP3 gene encoding tax1-binding protein 3 isoform X2: protein MSYVPGQPVTAVVQRVEIHKLRQGENLILGFSIGGGIDQDPSQNPFSEDKTDKVNGWDMTMVTHDQARKRLTKRSEEVVRLLVTRQSLQKAVQQSMLS from the exons ATGTCCTACGTCCCGGGCCAGCCGGTCACCGCCGTGGTG CAAAGAGTTGAAATTCACAAGCTGCGTCAAGGTGAGAACTTAATTCTGGGCTTCAGCATTGGAGGCGGAATTGACCAGGATCCCTCCCAGAACCCTTTCTCAGAAGATAAGACAGACAAG GTGAACGGCTGGGACATGACCATGGTCACACATGACCAGGCCCGGAAGCGGCTCACCAAGCGCTCGGAGGAGGTGGTGCGTCTGCTGGTGACGCGGCAATCGCTGCAGAAGGCCGTGCAGCAGTCCATGCTGTCCTAG
- the TAX1BP3 gene encoding tax1-binding protein 3 isoform X1, giving the protein MSYVPGQPVTAVVQRVEIHKLRQGENLILGFSIGGGIDQDPSQNPFSEDKTDKGIYVTRVSEGGPAEIAGLQIGDKIMQVNGWDMTMVTHDQARKRLTKRSEEVVRLLVTRQSLQKAVQQSMLS; this is encoded by the exons ATGTCCTACGTCCCGGGCCAGCCGGTCACCGCCGTGGTG CAAAGAGTTGAAATTCACAAGCTGCGTCAAGGTGAGAACTTAATTCTGGGCTTCAGCATTGGAGGCGGAATTGACCAGGATCCCTCCCAGAACCCTTTCTCAGAAGATAAGACAGACAAG GGCATTTACGTCACACGGGTATCCGAAGGAGGCCCTGCGGAAATTGCTGGGCTGCAGATCGGGGACAAGATCATGCAG GTGAACGGCTGGGACATGACCATGGTCACACATGACCAGGCCCGGAAGCGGCTCACCAAGCGCTCGGAGGAGGTGGTGCGTCTGCTGGTGACGCGGCAATCGCTGCAGAAGGCCGTGCAGCAGTCCATGCTGTCCTAG
- the EMC6 gene encoding ER membrane protein complex subunit 6, with translation MAAVVAKREGPPFISEAAVRGNAAVLDYCRTSVSALSGATAGILGLTGLYGFIFYLLASILLSLLLILKAGRRWNKYFKSRRPLFTGGLIGGLFTYVLFWTFLYGMVHVY, from the coding sequence ATGGCCGCTGTGGTGGCCAAGCGCGAAGGGCCGCCATTCATCAGCGAGGCCGCCGTGCGGGGCAACGCCGCCGTCCTGGATTACTGCCGGACCTCGGTGTCGGCTTTGTCGGGGGCCACGGCCGGCATCCTCGGCCTCACTGGCCTCTACGGCTTCATCTTTTACCTGCTCGCCTCCATCTTGCTCTCCCTGCTTTTAATTCTCAAGGCGGGAAGGAGGTGGAACAAATATTTTAAGTCGCGAAGACCTCTCTTTACAGGGGGTCTCATCGGAGGCCTCTTCACCTACGTCCTGTTCTGGACATTCCTCTACGGCATGGTGCACGTCTACTGA